A genomic stretch from Coffea arabica cultivar ET-39 chromosome 10c, Coffea Arabica ET-39 HiFi, whole genome shotgun sequence includes:
- the LOC113715066 gene encoding F-box/LRR-repeat protein At2g42730-like: MGKRAKVSTGWQLKKCSNRRHPPQHHLSQVMHDDRISQLPDEILVFILSLLTLKEAAQTSVLSSRWINLWKYTPRLDFDASASLDRIERNPKKLLGRESGRYVNWVNRVMQLHQGLTLDEFRLCFDLGISSQSEIDKWLEYAFRRTVKRLEVGLSRSRNHFRHPSQCYNFPDRLLNIDNGLSKLIEFGSLRALCLKYVNVTGEAIENFLHNCRFLERLVVVGSGKLVNLLVSGSSLVLKHLDINSCHNVKSIKICDCNLVSLGICNVEHLVLMNVPMLVEVFVRAAPRVF; this comes from the exons ATGGGGAAACGCGCAAAGGTTTCAACTGGTTGGCAATTAAAGAAG TGTTCAAATAGGCGCCACCCTCCGCAGCATCATCTTAGTCAGGTGATGCATGACGATCGGATCAGTCAATTGcctgatgagattcttgttttTATTCTATCCTTGCTAACATTAAAAGAAGCAGCTCAAACAAGTGTCCTTTCGAGTCGATGGATAAACTTATGGAAATACACTCCAAGGCTAGATTTTGATGCTTCAGCATCTTTAGACCGCATTGAGAGGAATCCAAAAAAGCTGCTTGGGAGAGAAAGTGGTAGATATGTCAATTGGGTGAACCGTGTTATGCAATTGCACCAAGGCTTGACCCTGGATGAATTTAGGCTGTGCTTTGACTTGGGCATATCATCCCAGAGTGAGATTGACAAATGGCTTGAATATGCATTTAGAAGGACCGTAAAGAGGCTAGAGGTGGGCTTGTCTAGAAGTCGTAACCATTTCCGTCATCCTTCGCAGTGTTATAACTTTCCAGATCGCTTACTTAATATAGATAATGGCTTGTCTAAATTGATTGAGTTTGGGTCCCTCAGAGCATTGTGTTTGAAATATGTAAATGTTACTGGTGAAGCTATTGAGAATTTCCTGCATAATTGTCGTTTTCTTGAACGGTTGGTTGTGGTTGGCTCAGGAAAGTTAGTCAATCTTCTAGTCTCCGGTTCGTCCCTTGTGTTGAAGCACTTGGACATAAACTCGTGCCACAATGTTAAATCAATTAAGATTTGTGACTGTAACCTTGTCTCCCTTGGGATATGCAATGTTGAACACCTTGTACTTATGAATGTTCCTATGCTTGTCGAGGTATTTGTTCGTGCAGCTCCTCGCGTTTTTTAG